From Triticum urartu cultivar G1812 chromosome 2, Tu2.1, whole genome shotgun sequence, a single genomic window includes:
- the LOC125541329 gene encoding proline-rich receptor-like protein kinase PERK2 has protein sequence MAPSPRICRPPRRAGRPHHSSPSFRSELARAPAPVALPPRAPALAARKTTTSDARSSVRRPALSPPPSSMRASSESGRRTSSSELSTPETTSWPLNPCLALVLTGDAVQRPDQHLPPCPASRSQPPQSLVRDCAKSSEGSPCPLTATTSPAPFGGP, from the exons ATGGCGCCGTCACCCCGCATCTGCCGTCCTCCGCGCCGAGCAGGAAGACCGCACCACTCGTCCCCTTCGTTCAGGTCGGAGCTCGCCAGAGCCCCAGCACCGGTCGCCTTGCCTCCTCGAGCACCCGCGCTCGCCGCACGTAAGACCACCACCAGCGACGCTCGCTCTTCGGTCCGCCGTCCCGCGCTGTCCCCGCCGCCATCATCCATGCGCGCTTCGTCGGAGTCCGGCCGCCGGACCAGCTCATCGGAGCTCTCAACGCCG GAGACCACCTCATGGCCGCTGAACCCCTGCCTCGCCTTGGTTCTCACCGGAGACGCCGTCCAGCGACCGGATCAACACCTCCCTCCGTGCCCTGCATCCCGGAGCCAACCGCCTCAATCCCTCGTCCGCGACTGCGCCAAGTCCAGCGAGGGGTCGCCGTGCCCATTGACCGCAACGACCTCCCCTGCTCCATTTGGTGGACCATGA